gaagatTAGCAACATGAGACAAATCCTCCTAAGACCAAACTGAGAAATCTTGGGCCTATGCGGGGTTTGGTGTTTGGCCCAATAAGTGGGGAGAGTGGCCTGTCGGCGAGAGGGAAGAGACTACGAGTAGAGAAGGAAAATGTCGGCCGACCAGGTGGTGTTTTCGCAGGAGATGGGGAGCTAGACATAAATGAGAAGAATTCTGGGCATGTGTACGATAAAAGCAACGCTCAGGAGCAACTTGCAGAGATGGAGAATCTGGAGTTGGATGAGGCAGAAGCTAGTGCGAGCCAAGGACGAGAAGTCCTGGAGAGTGTGGTGGCATAACATTTTGCCCCGGTGATTCTATCTATTGATTATAAAGATCTGATGAAGTGCATTCTGTGGAATTGCCGGGGGGCAAATAAACCCCAATTTCGAAGATCGATTAGATATTTGGTGAAGAAGTTCAAGACAAATATCCTTGTTGTTTTTGAAACTCATGCTGGTGGAGAAGCGGCATGCCGGATTTGTCGTGGTCTAGGGTTTGAGAACTCGTTTCGGGTAGATGCATGTGGCCAGAGTGGAGGTTTATGGCTGTTATGGAGGGAGGAGATTGGAGAGCTTGAGGTGGTCAAGTCGTCGGATCAGTTTATACATGCTCGAATCGGGGATGGAGCAGAGGTGATTAATCTGATTGTTGTGTATGCGGCTCCTTCACCAAGCCGTAAAAGTGGCTTATGGGCTGCTTTAGAAGAAGTTTTGCGTAATGCGGAGGGTCCGGTGTTCGTTGGGGGAGACTTTAATACAATAGTGAGGATAGATGAAAGGAGTGGTGGGAATGGGAGATTGTCTGAGGATTTTCTAAAGTTTGGTGATTGGATAAATGATATGTCACTGATTGATATGAGATTTCATGGCAATCAATTCACATGGAAAAGAGGGAAAACTGAAAGCACATTTGTAGCGAAGAGGCTGGATAGAATATTATGATGTGCCCAGTCTAGACTCAGGTGGCAGGAGGCAAGTGTGAGGCATTTACCTTTCTTAGCATCAGACCACGCTCCTTTGTATCTACAGCTCACACCGGAGGTTAAGGGTGATGCACGTCGACGTCCATTTCGTTTTGAGGCGGCATGGCTACAACACAATGAGTTTCAAAACTTGCTAACAGCTTCATGGGATCGTGATATTGATACAAGAGAGGCTTTGCGGAGGTTGGAAGTGACACTCCGAAAGTGGAACAGAGAAGTTTTCAGAAATGTCCAAAGAAGGAAAGAGAACTTGTTGATGGAGATTACAGAAATACAGGACAAAATTGAGCAAGACCTCTCTGATGAGATCTTGGTAAAGGAGGGAGATCTATTAAAAGAACTTGAGATCATCCTCGAGCAAGAAGAAGTGCTCTGGCTCCAAAAGTTGCGGGAGAAGTGGTGTGTGCATGGAGATAGAAATACCAAGTTCTTTCATATGTCGACAATCATTAGGAGAAAGCGAAATCGAGTGGAGAAGCTAAAGAAAGATGAAACTCAGTGGGTATCAGATGCAAAAGAACTTGAGAAGCTAGCGGtggattatttcagaaaacTATATTCTCTGGAAAACATGGATACAGACATATAAATACTAATAGAGAGGAGATTTGTGGGGCTTACAAGACAAGAGAAAATGGATCTTGACAAAACGTTTTCTGCGGAGGAAGTAGAGAAAGCGGTGAGAGCTATGGGCAGCTTCAAGGCACCAGGTCCGGATGGGTTTCAACCAGTTTTCTATCAGAGGTGCTGGGAGACAGTTGGTGCTTCTGTGATCAGGTTTGTCCTTCTTTTCTTTGAGACGGGGATGTTGCCGGAGAATACTAATGATGCACTCGTGGTGCTAATTCCGAAAGTGACGAAACCTGAGTATATTACTCAGTTTTGACCGATAAGTCTCTGCAACGTGTTGTTTAAAACTATCACGAAGGCCATGGTAGGGAGACTGAAGAGTATTATGCCTAAACTGATTGGTCCTGCTCAGTCTAGTTTCATCCCGGGTAGATTGAGTGCGAATAACATTGTTGTGGTTCAGGAAGCTGTTCATTCGATGAAAAAGAAGCAAGGCCGCAAGGGTTGGATGCTGCTGAAACTAGATTTGGAGAAAGCATATGATAGGCTGCGTTGGGATTTTCTAGAAGATACACTAAGGACTGCTGGTTTGTCTGAGAATTTGGTTAAGAGGATTATGGAATGTGTGTCTAGTCCATCAATGTGTATTTTGTGGAATGGGGAAAAATCTGAACCGTTTAAGCCATCAAGAGGACTGCGACAAGGTGATCCACTCTCCCCGTACCTGTTTGTCTTATGCATGGAGAGATTATGTCAACTGATTGAGAAAGCAGTGTAGGATAAAAGATGGAAACCGATAAGATTGTCGAGAGGTGGTCCACAGCTATCTCACATTTGCTTCGCAGATGATCTAATCCTATTTGCAGAGGCATCGGTGACGCATATTCGAGTGATCAGGAAATTGTTGGAGAAGTTTTGTAAAGCCTCTGGTCAGAAATCAgagattttcttttctaataaTGTCTctagaggaagagaagagagaataaACAGAGAAAGCAGTATTGCATCAACAAAGGAGCTGGAAAAATACTTGGGGATGCCGATACTACAGAAAAGAATTAATAAAGATACTTTTGGGGAGGTACTGGAGAAAGTAGCTTCACGGCTAGCAGGATGGAAGAAACAAACATTAAGCCTTGCATGAAGGGTAACATTGACAAAGTCGGTTCTGTCATCAATCCCAGTCAATACGATGAGTACGATTAGCATGCCAGTGGGTATACTGGAGAAGCTTGATAGCCTAGCGAGGAGCTTTGTGTGGGGAAGTGGACAACACTTAGTCTCTTGGGATAAAATATGCAAACCGAAGGCGGCCGGAGGTTTGGGGATCAGGGTGTCGAGAGATATGAACAAAGCCTTGTTAGCTAAAGTGGGATGGCGTCTGTTACACGATACTGAGAGCTTATGGGCCAAAGTTTTACGAAGTAAGTATGGTGTGGGGGACATACATGACACAGATTGGATGGTAGGGAGTAGCTCTAGCTCGTCAACATGGAAAAGTGTGGTAATGGAGATAAGAGAAGTTGTTCTTGTGGGCCATAGCTGGGTCACTGGTAATGGGAGAAATATCAGGTTCTGGACGGATAGTTGGATAGCAGGCCAACCAGAAGGATATGAAGATATAACAGTTAGAGAtatgtggggggggggggggggggggggggggggaaggtGGAGGTTGGGATTTTGATAGAATTACCCCATTGGTAACAGCTGAGAGAATATTAGAGCTTATGGCAGTAGTAGTGGATACTGTTACTGGAGCAAAGGACCGTTTGGCATGGGGGCAGACTCCGAATGGACAGTTTACGGTGAAGTCTGCATACGCCTTGCGTACAAGAGATGAGAATCCAAGACCGCAGATGGGGAGTTTCTTTCGATCTATGTGGCGCGTTGTAGCACCTGAGAGAGTTCGAATGTTCCTCTGGCTAGTGGCAAACCAAGCAATCATGACGGATGCAGAGAGACATAGAAGGCACCTGAGTGGGACTGACTTATGCCAGGTCTGCAGAGGAGGAATTGAGACTATAATACATGTGTTACGTGATTGTCCTGCGATAAAAGGTATATGGGAGAGATTTATTCCGAGAACGAGAAGGGATGCTTTCTTCAGAATGCAGTTACTGGAATGGTTATATAAGAACCTATGTGAAAACAATGCAGGTGGTGGTATTCTGTGGGCTACTATATTCGCTTTGACTATGTGGTGGGGATGGAAGTGGAAATGTGGAAATGTATTTGGTGATACCCGACTGTGGAGAGATAGAGTCAAGTTCTTACGTGAGTTGGCTAAGGGAGTTATAGCCACCTTGTGTGGGGGTGGATGAAACTGAACACGGACGGGGCATCACATGGGAACCCGGGGCCGGCGGCTGCAAGGGGAGCACTGCGAAACGGAGAAGGCGAGTGGTGTGGTGGTTTTGCGATTAATATAAGTAGTTGTACGGCACCATTAGCGGAGTTATGGGGTGTGTACTATGGTTTAGTGGTTGCTTGGGAGAAAGGGGTGAGAAGGCTGGAGGTAGAGGTCGATTCTATGATGGTGATGGAGTTTCTTACGATAGGGATTGGGGATACTCATCCGCTGTCTTTCCTGGTACGCTTGTGCCATGGCTTCTTGACAAGAGACTGGCTGGTCCGATTCGTTCATGTGTATAGGGAAGCAAACCGCTTAGCTTATGGTTTGGCTAACCTTGCATTTTCTCTTCCGTTTGGTTTTCATAGTTTTGTTGTGGCACCGATTGAGGTCGCTGTTTTAGTTCATGAGGATGTTGCTGGACCGTTGCGGCCACGATAAACTCGTCTTATAAGCTGAAGTTtgagtttcttttttaaataaattgggAGTCATTCTCCTATATTCCTACCCAAGAAAATGAAAGatatctatatctatatatatgtccTGTGAGGCCACGTCAGCGCCACGTCATTAATTCGAGTGTCATGGTCTCGACACGTGTCCCGCCTATACGTCACTTTATTAACTCGACAATCGGATGGGCTTGGCAATATGggctttgaataattttttttgggctGAAATCAAAACTAAAGCTTGGCCGTAGTCGCCTTCGACTTCTTCAAGAATGATGACGGGGGACACATCTTCATGATGATTCTTTGGGTGGAGCTCCGTTTGAGTCGTTCCGTTTCATCTCCTTTGAACCGTCACATGAAGCATAGATTCAACGGCATTGGCGACCTTCTCAACTCTTTAGACCCATTCCAATCACGATTACACATTCAATGCATCTATTCAAGGCAGTGATCTCCAACTATAAGATGGTAAGCTTTCACTCTGTAAAACTCATCTTCACTACTCTTGAAAAAACACTAGAAAATTCTTTTCAGTAGAATGGCAAATTCACAGAGTGCGTTTATATACAGAATCCCGTAAGCGTTTATATGTATAGATTTTCAAAAAGTGTGTTTTTTGTATTGTCAAAATCTGGGAATCATCTAATACTAATTGATAGAATGCTTTTCTATAGGGAAGCAAGATATAACAAAATCCATTTTCGACCTCGCCGATTTCTTGATCCAACTATTTCTCCTGCAACTACATAGTTGTTAGTTGTCTTCGATTCTCTCGACGGTTCCTCCAACATCGATCCTGCATGTTCCACCGGTTCCATCTTCGGTATCTAGAGCCCCAATGGCCACTCTTAATAAGGTGAAACTTCCTCCTCCGGTTGTCTATTAATAAGCCCTCCTTTTGAGCTTATTTGATCATCATGTCTTTGACTCTATCAGATTTTTCAATTGTTCTTTGAAGTTGTGACGGAGACAAGTGCATTAGTTGTATTGGAAGTGAGCTTGGtgcctttttttttctgaaatcaGTTGGTGTTTCGATGGGAATGCTTCAACACGAAGAATCTGATTTCATTAAATGGGGAGAGATATTGCTTCTTGACTCTTTGAGTACAAATGATATGGTTGAAAACTACATTGGATCTTTCTCTGAGTCATTTCCGATTCCACTTTCGTGCCATCTCCTTAACCTGATACTGAATGCTGCTTTCAAAGTCCCCGGGAAGCTCCAAAGGTGGAGAATATTGCAGCTGGTATTCTTTGGGATTTGTGTAATACTACTGAGAGGCTTTTGTCACAAAGTGTGAAGCATCGTTCATGTGCTATTAGTTTCCTCTTCCCTGCTATTTTCAAGGAATTCTCTTCTCAGTCTTCTCTGAAGATCTCACTTCAAGGGAACGTGTACATACTTTCAAGGTAAGGtcaaggaaacaaagagttatGCGCTtttaggttgtttttttttaatcgtgTTCTGATCTTTAAAGCTGTAAAAAATCCAGGAATGGCATCAAGAAAAGGATTTCGGAATGCTGCCAGAAGCTGTTCTCGGTTGGATCAATAGAGAGAAAGGATGCTTACAATGTTCTCTCTTTGTGCCTTTCTTCTGGCTCTTGGACGGACGGAACAGAAAGTTATGTCTCAGAAAAGGACCTTGTCTAAGAACCATGAATACGATATATATTTagatctctctatatatatagatcCAGCGCTCAAATATATTGTGGGGTTCTTAGATCCTAACCTCTCCGGGAGATCACGTAATGCAAGATCTAGAGCTCAGAGATTTTGTGGGGTTCTTTGAATCTATTAAAAGCAAAGAAGAAATCAGGTGTGCGTAAAGGAGTTGTAACTGATTCCAGTGAAGGGTGCAAGATGGGTAGAATGGAACGTCTCATGCTTCGTCCCCACAATCCTCATCTCAGATACAAGGTTTGCGCTATACTAAACTCATATTTGTTGTTCTGTATGTCAAGCTTATTATCTTCAGTGCCTAGCTTTCTTTCTctttattcaaaatttcaaatatatgtttAGAGTTTTTTGTTGATATGAGTTTTGTCATTTAAGGGCATTGTTATGTGGCAAAAAAGCCATGCCCCTATCAGTCAAACACAGTAAAATATGAGCTTCTTTCTTTTGCTTTCTATACAAGAGCTtaaacaatctgaaatcttACCGACTTGATGGATTTTTTACACTTCATGTTTCTTGCAGCCAAATATAGAAGGAATATGccataataaaaaatgttaggGAGAAGTTTATACAATAAAAAGGCACTCATGTATGTGGTGTTCTCTCTGTGGCTGCGTCCCTTGATAAGCAATGCTTCTTTTGATTACGTGTAATGCATCTATGAATGTCTTCAGAGTTGGCTTATTAATTTCATACCCTCAAGAAACATTAGATCGTTGGTGTGTTTCCTGCAATGGACCATATTGAAGGTGAAAAATATCTGAAGCTATTTGTGATCCTAGAACCAGAAGTGACATTTATGCTGAGGTCAAGAAAAGAAGGTTGTCTAATAGTTgctgttggacccaatttcgtGGGCCGTGAACAAAGATATGAGCCGTAAGGAACTGAAGCCCATAGCAAACAATCGAGCTCGAAAATGAAGACTCCGAGGTCCCGGAGATCGCGGAGCAGTCCCGGAGATCGTGGAGCAGTTACGAAGATCACGAGGTCGACTTACTATAAAGGAAGGAGACTGGACATGAAGAAGGAGACGtggaaaaccctagagagagctacacactTACATCGACCTTGTTCTCATCCCAATCTTAGATTCTTTATTTATGGATCTCATTTGTATCACTCGATCTAGTTCaactcattgtattcgatcttattcatcaataaagtccatttttaCCTACTGAAAATTGTTTAACATCGTTGtattctaaagatatcgttgcttacatcatttgtcttccctagatcaaaccccgatcactatcaaatacttagtgtagattttaggttctacaaCTGCCAGTGATGGTCTTTTGGATGTAATGACCAACCAATAAGTCTGAAATAGCGAGGAAAGAGGATACAaattttgatgagggaaaacAAGCACGGTGCACCACCTATAGCAGTGATAGAGAGAGGGAAAGGAATGGACCATGCTTGCCAAATAGCAGTTGAGTACGTCTTCACCAGCTCTTCAGAAAGGAAACAAAGACTTCTTTTTTGGGTGTTAAAGCAGATGAATATGTTGGTCCAAAAAAAAGTAGATGAATATGTTGCAATGTTTTCAGATATAGCTAATGAAATTTAATTGCAGCCATGTCACATTAACCTtttcccttttgtttttttctttaaatcccTAAAGTTTTTGTGATTTcattatatttacataattgTCTTTAGATCTTCAAATTTTCGTAGTTTTTCCATAGATCTGTATTTCCATCTTTATGTGTGCATGTTTCAATCTCCATGTGAAAAAGCTTAAGACAAAATAAAACTCTACATGTGTATTTTAACTGAGATTCAAACTTTTTGAGAAATAAGGAAAAAGAATTCAGctcattttttttcaaagaataaattatttagtaatCGTCAAAAAGTTTATTTCATATTAATGTGACgttgtattaagaaaaaaacaaatagtgTTATCCTTCTATTACCTAattaataattgtattaaaaatacaatgcaactattaaaatcaagatttacattattaattagtttatatggaatatattttaaagtaaactATTTTCATacgtttttgtaaatatttgtattttgttaaaaaatatttaatcaaaagTCGCAAAATTTCAAAGGAAATTTAACAGTTTTTAGagtagtaatatatatatatatatatatattatagttttaacCCAACAAAGCATTTGACCGATTGTAACTGATATATCaagtttaataatataaatttattctagctatttaaattattttcaatttttaatggGCGGGCTCTAATAGATTATAATCCTCCGTGTTAGAGCAAATGCGGTCGTGGCAGATGCAATTACAGGATCATCATGAACTTTACCGCACCCTCGTTCGCAAAAGAAAGTAGACTTGCACACTCACCTCACTACTACTAATTTGCCACTATCTATTGATGTTGAGGATGTGTATGTTTGGGTTGCTGGTGATTCCCTTTTCCATGATTTCAGGTCCTCAACAACGTGGGAGGTGCTGAGGCCGAGACAGGTGACAAAGAGCTGGGTGGATGTCGTTTGGTTCAAAGGAGCAATCCCCAAGCTAAGCTTCAACATGTGGGTTGCGAACTATGATAGGCTGTCAACACACTCCAGGCTTGCAGCATGGGGACTACATATCTCCGCAAACTGCCCCTTCTGCTCCAACTACGAGAAAACTAGAGACCACCTCCTCCTCTCATGTGAGTACAGCCAAGCCATCTGGAGGGAGATCTTCATCAGGTGTTAACCGCCTGCATCGCCTTTCGCAAATTGGTCTGAGCTTCTTTCTTGGATCAGAGTTGCCCGATCTTCAAAGCTAAATCTACTAAGGAAGCTTACAACACAATCAGTGATCTACCAACTGTGGAAGCAGAGAAACAATCTGGTTCACAATCAAACATCAATACTGGCTGCAACTGTGTTCCACGGCATCGACAGAGAGCTGAGGAACATCATCTCAGCAAGGAGACACATGAAGAGATTTGACTCCCTCATGGTTATGTGGCTAAGATAGTTGATCTTTGTAGGAAAATTAGgctccattttatttttttactttttttttgccaaaaatggatcaatttttagttattactaTTGTAAGAACTCTTCTTTCATGATATTTACAGTgcagaagaaaaagaaacgtAAGAAAGACACAAATCTATTATCATTCACAAATGTCCAAAACCATGGGAAGTTGTCCCGTTATGGGCAGCCACACTGGGACCCACAATGAAGGTGAAAGATACTGAGTGCGACGGACACGTGGGCCGTCAGAAGTTGCCATCACATGACTCGGTTTTAGTCTTTTACCATAGATCACAAGTATAATCTAATTTTCAATCTCATCACCAAAGAGAATCTTACGCAATTCCacaaaaaactaatataatataatatatagttacaGCATCATAAGAAAAGATAATCAAAGGAGGATCGGATTCTTCCATTCCACATCGTGCTTACAGATTGCAATGTTTTAGATCGCTCCACAAGCCATCTGTTGACTTCAAAAGCAAATGGTTTAAATAGCCCAAATTCATGCACCCACCCATAAGATTGTggtttttgcatttgtttctCCAATTTAAGTTATAGGAAAATGGActtctaaacccaaacccatGTGCTATTATCATATCTACTACAATGGCCCATTTTTATTAAGTGTGATATAAAATTTTTAcagctattttttttattgtagttttaaaaac
This region of Brassica napus cultivar Da-Ae chromosome C5, Da-Ae, whole genome shotgun sequence genomic DNA includes:
- the LOC125587139 gene encoding uncharacterized protein LOC125587139, with protein sequence MRGLVFGPISGESGLSARGKRLRVEKENVGRPGGVFAGDGELDINEKNSGHVYDKSNAQEQLAEMENLELDEAEASASQGREVLETACRICRGLGFENSFRVDACGQSGGLWLLWREEIGELEVVKSSDQFIHARIGDGAEVINLIVVYAAPSPSRKSGLWAALEEVLRNAEGPVFVGGDFNTIVRIDERSGGNGRLSEDFLKFGDWINDMSLIDMRFHGNQFTWKRGKTESTFLTPEVKGDARRRPFRFEAAWLQHNEFQNLLTASWDRDIDTREALRRLEVTLRKWNREVFRNVQRRKENLLMEITEIQDKIEQDLSDEILVKEGDLLKELEIILEQEEVLWLQKLREKWCVHGDRNTKFFHMSTIIRRKRNRVEKLKKDETQWVSDAKELEKLAVDYFRKLYSLENMDTDI